In one window of Desulforhabdus amnigena DNA:
- a CDS encoding undecaprenyl-diphosphate phosphatase: protein MANGILIIGFAQCIAMWPGVSRSLVTIVGGLLVGLTMEAAVEYSFLLGVVTLGAATAYDTLKHGQLMLQTFDHFSLIVGVVVAFIAAAISVKWMVSYLSRHGLEIFGYYRVAIAVATTVFLLTTKMKWI from the coding sequence TTGGCGAATGGCATTTTGATCATCGGTTTTGCCCAATGCATCGCCATGTGGCCTGGTGTCAGTCGTAGCCTGGTCACCATTGTGGGCGGTTTGCTGGTGGGGCTGACAATGGAGGCGGCCGTCGAATACAGTTTTTTGTTGGGGGTCGTGACGCTTGGCGCGGCCACGGCATACGACACGCTGAAGCATGGCCAGTTGATGCTGCAGACATTCGATCATTTTTCGCTGATCGTCGGCGTGGTGGTGGCCTTCATCGCCGCAGCCATCTCCGTGAAATGGATGGTGAGTTACCTGTCCCGGCACGGATTGGAAATCTTTGGCTACTATCGTGTGGCCATTGCCGTGGCGACGACGGTGTTCCTGCTGACGACGAAGATGAAATGGATATGA
- a CDS encoding four helix bundle protein translates to MSYVTSMDADEFKNRTKTFAIRVIRLVEALPKNQTAKVIGNQLLRCGTSVGANYRASCRAKSPADFIAKMAIVEEECDESIYWMELIADAGLMNEKRLTDLKNEANEILSMVVASIKTARSRK, encoded by the coding sequence ATGTCATATGTTACCTCCATGGATGCTGATGAGTTCAAAAACAGAACCAAGACTTTCGCGATCAGGGTGATCCGGTTGGTGGAAGCGTTGCCGAAGAACCAGACCGCGAAAGTGATCGGAAACCAATTGCTCCGCTGTGGTACTTCGGTTGGCGCGAACTATCGCGCCTCCTGTCGCGCCAAGTCCCCCGCCGACTTCATCGCTAAAATGGCCATCGTCGAGGAAGAATGCGATGAATCCATCTACTGGATGGAGTTGATCGCCGATGCCGGTTTAATGAACGAGAAGCGCTTGACCGATCTGAAAAACGAAGCAAATGAAATCCTTTCCATGGTCGTCGCCTCCATAAAAACCGCCCGCTCCCGCAAATAA
- a CDS encoding gamma-glutamylcyclotransferase family protein — protein sequence MTFSINPQSEIPNQQLLRLFVYGTLKRGYWNHQRFCAQARSIEPAVVWGRLYHLHAGFPALEVPEGLILARGTADPLADARRQQKIDTPRFGRPTGDWDLIHGEVVTFTDPQRDLPPIDRLEGFRPGGHSMYQRVMVAVLCGRNSIPAWTYWIPRVENGTRLDSGVWDSRL from the coding sequence ATGACATTTTCAATCAATCCTCAATCCGAAATCCCCAATCAGCAATTGTTGCGGCTCTTCGTCTACGGTACCCTGAAACGGGGCTACTGGAACCATCAACGCTTCTGCGCCCAGGCCCGCAGCATCGAACCAGCCGTGGTCTGGGGCAGGCTCTATCATCTCCACGCCGGGTTCCCGGCCCTTGAGGTGCCGGAAGGGCTGATCCTGGCCCGGGGCACCGCCGACCCATTGGCCGACGCCCGCAGACAACAGAAGATCGACACGCCACGCTTCGGCCGACCGACCGGCGACTGGGATCTGATCCATGGGGAAGTGGTGACCTTCACCGACCCGCAACGCGACCTACCGCCCATCGACCGGCTGGAAGGATTTCGGCCCGGCGGACACAGCATGTACCAGCGGGTGATGGTGGCGGTGCTGTGTGGACGCAACTCGATTCCAGCCTGGACCTATTGGATACCGCGTGTTGAAAACGGCACCCGGCTTGATTCCGGCGTCTGGGATTCGAGGCTTTAA
- a CDS encoding DUF5049 domain-containing protein: protein MKILIRSTTLDGEPIPGSGETLQAADCLEAVELMRGQTPFTASRVPRDYMTEVLSGIEGGPTQPLPEEAAAAAAEFLTRLARHGLIEFLPDDKASDTWPERFLEALETVRLSGRTNMLDHPEVTRLTAEMGYPEVAVWLADHRREYAAFVLEGTRPLGKNFGGKEDPAPCADK from the coding sequence ATGAAGATTCTGATCCGCTCCACCACGCTGGACGGCGAACCGATCCCCGGCAGCGGGGAAACCCTGCAAGCCGCCGACTGCCTTGAGGCGGTCGAGCTGATGCGCGGCCAGACGCCGTTTACCGCCAGCCGAGTGCCCCGGGACTACATGACCGAGGTGCTCTCCGGCATCGAAGGCGGGCCGACCCAGCCATTGCCGGAGGAAGCCGCCGCTGCGGCCGCCGAGTTTCTCACCCGTCTGGCCCGGCACGGCCTGATCGAGTTCCTGCCCGACGACAAGGCCAGCGATACCTGGCCGGAACGATTCCTCGAAGCCCTGGAGACGGTGCGGCTCTCCGGGCGCACCAACATGCTCGACCACCCGGAGGTGACCCGGCTGACCGCCGAGATGGGCTACCCGGAGGTGGCCGTGTGGCTGGCGGACCACCGGCGCGAATACGCGGCCTTCGTCCTCGAGGGGACGAGACCGCTCGGCAAGAACTTCGGCGGCAAGGAGGACCCGGCTCCATGTGCGGACAAGTAG
- a CDS encoding PepSY domain-containing protein — protein MKKKWIAVVGSGALVVGLAVAGASFADTDDTEVKNGTIRIEKQTEAEFPSMAKISIDQAVERALASVQGQVLKTELEDENGFLVYDVEVVSASKAIMEVKVDAGSGKVLAMEKDKADDED, from the coding sequence ATGAAGAAGAAATGGATTGCTGTTGTGGGAAGTGGGGCCTTGGTCGTCGGGCTTGCCGTTGCGGGAGCAAGTTTTGCCGATACGGACGATACCGAAGTCAAGAATGGCACCATCCGGATCGAAAAACAGACCGAAGCCGAATTCCCTTCGATGGCCAAGATTTCGATTGACCAAGCCGTTGAGCGAGCCTTGGCCTCGGTCCAGGGCCAAGTCCTGAAAACGGAGCTTGAGGACGAAAACGGTTTTCTGGTCTACGACGTCGAAGTGGTTTCGGCCAGCAAGGCCATCATGGAGGTGAAGGTGGATGCCGGCTCGGGAAAGGTGCTGGCCATGGAAAAGGATAAAGCGGACGACGAGGATTAA
- a CDS encoding glucosamine 6-phosphate synthetase, whose product MCGQVGIIFGRKRRRPDERDYLRELFIRMLLHSEERGPHASGLAWLKTDGSHRIFKRPMRAHELVYEKPFQELLGQVDNETTILMGHTRWRTRGNELNNRNNHPIRAGIVIGTHNGTIYNADYLFRRLGLPRYAEVDSELIFRLADRFAPEGPIDQEGLKKALALCRGQMSAVLASRLDPGTITVLKGNKPLCLRIHCQHRVVLYASEAAFIDFAVDNEKGWRELEVPPMTMLTIRHEDVRAIENSKFRFIPQERKGTG is encoded by the coding sequence ATGTGCGGACAAGTAGGCATCATCTTCGGCCGCAAGCGCAGACGGCCCGACGAGCGGGATTACCTGCGCGAGCTCTTCATCCGCATGCTGCTGCACAGCGAGGAGCGCGGACCGCACGCCTCCGGTCTGGCCTGGCTCAAGACAGACGGCAGCCACCGCATCTTCAAGCGGCCGATGCGGGCGCACGAGCTGGTCTACGAGAAGCCGTTCCAGGAACTGCTCGGGCAGGTCGACAACGAGACCACCATCCTCATGGGCCACACCCGTTGGCGCACCCGAGGCAACGAGCTCAACAACCGCAACAACCATCCCATCCGGGCCGGGATTGTCATCGGCACCCACAACGGCACCATCTACAACGCCGATTATCTGTTCCGCCGTCTCGGCCTGCCGCGCTACGCCGAGGTGGATAGCGAGCTGATCTTCCGCCTGGCCGACCGCTTCGCGCCCGAAGGACCCATCGACCAGGAGGGGCTGAAGAAGGCGCTTGCCCTCTGTCGTGGCCAGATGAGCGCCGTGCTGGCCTCACGGCTCGACCCCGGCACCATCACCGTGCTCAAGGGCAACAAGCCGCTTTGCCTGCGCATCCACTGCCAGCACCGGGTAGTGCTTTACGCCTCGGAGGCCGCTTTCATCGACTTTGCCGTGGACAACGAGAAGGGCTGGCGCGAGCTGGAGGTGCCGCCCATGACCATGCTCACCATCCGCCACGAGGATGTGCGGGCCATCGAAAACAGCAAATTCCGCTTCATACCCCAGGAGCGCAAAGGGACGGGTTGA
- a CDS encoding ABC transporter ATP-binding protein, translating to MINIENLRLPIEGKEILKGIDLHLRPGDTYGLLGPNGAGKSTTIFALLGLRAFGSGRISVLGGNPADDAVFIRRSVGVMPEKAGFYDWMIAPDYLKWYGGLYDFAPTKQDVAKMLEKVGLGAEAHRPIGTYSRGMKQRLAVARALISRPKLLILDEPTNGLDPKGRREIHDLLVEFASDGKAGVLLCTHLLDDVDRLCNRIGIIDNGRTRLEGSLGDLLAEQGGGQRYRLRLESAPDTTNLPAGVAIAGREGGWWYVQVQAAPSGGPSTLWHELWRRDWKILEIRSEASSLEELYMSHTGQDRPHAQEAVL from the coding sequence ATGATTAATATCGAGAACCTTCGGTTACCTATCGAAGGAAAGGAAATCCTCAAGGGCATTGATCTTCATCTGCGTCCCGGTGACACGTATGGTCTGCTGGGGCCGAATGGTGCCGGCAAATCCACCACTATTTTTGCCCTTTTGGGCCTCCGTGCTTTCGGAAGTGGACGTATCAGCGTTCTGGGCGGTAACCCAGCGGACGACGCTGTTTTCATCCGCCGTTCGGTGGGGGTGATGCCGGAAAAAGCGGGGTTTTACGACTGGATGATCGCTCCCGATTATCTCAAATGGTACGGAGGGTTGTATGATTTTGCGCCCACAAAGCAGGATGTGGCAAAAATGCTGGAAAAAGTGGGACTTGGTGCAGAGGCGCACCGTCCTATCGGGACCTATTCCAGAGGAATGAAGCAGCGTTTGGCCGTGGCCCGGGCTTTAATATCTCGCCCCAAACTGTTGATATTGGATGAACCCACCAACGGACTCGATCCCAAGGGCAGGCGCGAGATTCACGACCTGTTGGTGGAATTCGCCTCCGACGGAAAGGCTGGAGTGCTGTTGTGTACCCACCTGTTGGACGATGTGGACCGTTTGTGCAACCGGATCGGGATCATCGACAACGGCCGCACCCGGCTCGAAGGCTCCCTTGGTGATCTGCTGGCGGAACAGGGGGGCGGTCAACGATACCGCCTGCGCCTGGAATCCGCGCCGGACACCACAAACCTTCCGGCCGGGGTCGCCATAGCGGGACGTGAAGGCGGCTGGTGGTACGTTCAAGTCCAGGCCGCGCCATCCGGAGGACCGTCCACTCTTTGGCATGAATTGTGGCGGCGCGACTGGAAAATTTTGGAAATTCGTTCCGAGGCGTCGAGTCTGGAGGAGCTTTACATGAGTCATACCGGCCAGGACAGGCCTCATGCTCAGGAGGCAGTATTATGA
- a CDS encoding DUF4815 domain-containing protein → MSISRETFDPTKNYKRIRYHQDRDLLDSELNEQQDIINLERRKIADILFKEGSIIMGLEVSATANVLTLAPGVVYIDGHLEQVSGATLTYDPATTSGADYVYVELLKYNYGYTQDPALINPATGEPTAEREKWVLSLKATDTSGQTLPNNVTERRVIPIYKFDRESGDVTPTVQEKSNLYLRDLLGTLPGSRITVSSITEDQLSFAAAEGLNSLIQNLAERTFDQAGSYLVRGFDTFIGGVDDDSVEAITNAGRAYIQGFRHQRDLPTSTLVPKSIATKSVRGEQKTFDINKRRYPVNSTPLKETTQVEAIVEITRNVTRGSVGGGEDLLDPNPVVDILEVSQGATIFQEGVDWQQSGNHVDWLGSGNEPAIGTTYTVRWTYTKQMVKGTDYVDSGWFGQVNHPAAGNYFYLVTAYNATGETAFNAAAVIARATTAGEMNKLSWLPVSGATGYRVYRAATNGARTDYKRLMELGSEALSYVDDGVEEIGTASPPATNTAGLTMSPVQLELGNLNVINFGRGSLGDQPVNGSNCSLDYDYYLGRRDIVYATTTEIKRLEGAPADFPKLPIVPENALGLCSIDCPPNSTDMEIRNFGLTRITMDQIHDIIQDVEDLKYNDAQYQMNNELQNRDAQTKKGIYSDDFSNTAQSDIYHAEWDARVNEIARFVAPDRIPHSTVLSVDQAGSNASFFGSLALLPGNETVLVEQNDWSEERNINPYAVFDKPPAMLQITPNLGRRGQTGIAVTGINFTPSKSGIVLRCDGQVMASNLISDEAGRVSASFTIPTNARNGNRIVEMADGVYSARASLQINDPLVITRIERIIENRIIRVPVVQVVWRTQTIFVPRDPLAQTFSFTQNQVISSIGLQFTARDPSIPVTVQIRGVTTGLPNGVVFAEKVLAPNEISLSGETRIRFDDPFYAEANTSYSVVLLTNSTNYKVRTATLGKMGRWGIITRQTYMEGVLLESSNAETWTPLNGSDLAMKIYGYNFQSEGMIRFQPITGVQFSDINLDEYSAIPQGTGLDWEYSTDGGVTWDAMVPAEEERLPNLATRVQIRVRLSSSLANDTPAINFSDVNLVGYLNKTTGAYLTRENELTQGVESTKAYVQMQIPSGTTLQWFASNDGGLTWEAMTIQDTRPIDENWTEYTLVRTFTDNTGNKVRYKAEMTGTPLIYPRIHSLGATLS, encoded by the coding sequence ATGAGCATCTCACGCGAGACATTCGACCCGACCAAGAATTACAAGCGCATCCGTTACCATCAGGATCGCGACCTGCTGGATTCCGAACTCAACGAGCAGCAGGACATCATCAACCTGGAGCGGCGCAAGATCGCCGACATCCTGTTCAAGGAAGGCTCCATCATCATGGGCCTCGAGGTCAGCGCGACCGCCAACGTCCTGACCCTGGCCCCGGGCGTGGTCTACATCGACGGCCATCTGGAACAGGTGAGCGGCGCGACCCTGACCTATGACCCGGCCACCACCAGCGGGGCCGATTACGTTTACGTGGAGCTGCTGAAGTACAACTACGGCTACACCCAGGACCCGGCCCTGATCAATCCGGCCACCGGCGAGCCCACCGCCGAACGGGAAAAATGGGTTCTCTCTCTCAAGGCGACGGATACCAGCGGCCAGACGCTGCCCAACAACGTGACCGAGCGTCGGGTGATCCCGATCTACAAGTTCGACCGCGAGAGCGGAGACGTCACGCCGACGGTGCAGGAGAAGTCCAACCTATACCTGCGGGATCTGCTGGGCACGCTGCCGGGCAGCCGGATTACCGTCTCCTCGATCACCGAGGACCAGCTCTCATTCGCCGCCGCCGAGGGTCTCAACTCACTGATTCAGAACCTGGCCGAGCGCACCTTCGACCAGGCCGGAAGCTACCTGGTGCGTGGCTTTGACACCTTTATCGGTGGCGTCGACGACGACAGCGTGGAGGCGATCACCAACGCCGGACGCGCCTACATCCAGGGCTTCCGGCATCAGCGCGATCTGCCCACCTCGACCCTGGTGCCCAAATCCATCGCCACCAAGTCGGTGCGCGGCGAGCAGAAGACCTTCGACATCAACAAACGCCGCTATCCAGTCAACTCCACGCCGCTCAAGGAGACGACCCAGGTGGAGGCCATCGTCGAGATCACCCGCAACGTCACTCGCGGCTCGGTGGGCGGTGGCGAAGACCTGCTCGACCCCAATCCGGTAGTGGACATCCTCGAGGTCAGCCAGGGAGCGACCATCTTCCAGGAGGGCGTGGACTGGCAGCAGTCGGGCAACCATGTCGACTGGCTCGGCTCCGGTAACGAACCGGCCATCGGCACCACCTACACGGTGCGCTGGACCTACACCAAGCAGATGGTCAAGGGCACCGACTATGTGGACAGCGGCTGGTTCGGACAGGTCAACCACCCGGCGGCCGGAAACTACTTCTATCTGGTGACCGCCTACAACGCCACCGGCGAGACGGCCTTCAACGCCGCTGCGGTCATTGCCCGGGCCACCACCGCCGGGGAGATGAACAAGCTCTCCTGGCTACCGGTCAGCGGCGCGACCGGCTATCGCGTCTACCGGGCCGCCACCAACGGCGCACGCACCGACTACAAGCGACTGATGGAACTGGGCAGCGAGGCGCTCTCCTACGTCGACGACGGTGTCGAAGAGATCGGCACCGCTTCGCCTCCCGCCACCAACACGGCCGGACTCACCATGTCGCCGGTGCAGCTCGAGCTGGGCAATCTCAATGTGATCAACTTCGGGCGCGGCAGCCTCGGCGACCAGCCGGTGAACGGTTCCAACTGCAGCCTGGACTACGACTATTACCTCGGCCGTCGCGACATCGTTTACGCCACCACCACCGAGATCAAGCGGCTGGAAGGGGCTCCGGCCGATTTCCCGAAGCTGCCCATTGTGCCGGAAAACGCCCTGGGGCTGTGCAGCATCGACTGCCCGCCCAACTCCACCGACATGGAGATCCGCAACTTCGGCCTGACCCGCATCACCATGGACCAGATCCACGACATCATCCAGGACGTCGAGGACCTGAAGTACAACGATGCCCAGTACCAGATGAACAACGAGCTGCAGAACCGGGACGCCCAGACCAAGAAAGGCATCTACTCGGATGACTTCTCGAACACCGCCCAGTCGGACATCTACCACGCCGAATGGGACGCCCGGGTGAACGAGATCGCCCGCTTCGTCGCGCCGGACCGCATTCCGCACTCTACGGTGCTCTCGGTCGATCAGGCGGGCAGCAACGCCAGCTTCTTCGGCAGCCTGGCGCTGTTGCCGGGCAACGAGACCGTGCTGGTGGAGCAGAACGACTGGTCCGAGGAGCGCAACATCAACCCCTACGCGGTGTTCGACAAGCCCCCGGCCATGCTGCAGATCACGCCCAACCTCGGGCGGCGCGGCCAGACCGGTATCGCCGTCACCGGCATCAACTTCACCCCGAGCAAATCCGGCATCGTGCTGCGCTGCGACGGACAGGTGATGGCCAGCAACCTGATCAGCGACGAGGCCGGTCGGGTCAGCGCCTCCTTCACCATTCCGACCAACGCCCGCAACGGCAACCGGATCGTGGAGATGGCCGACGGCGTCTACTCGGCCCGGGCCAGCCTGCAGATCAACGATCCGCTGGTCATCACCCGCATCGAGCGTATCATCGAAAACCGCATCATCCGCGTGCCCGTGGTGCAGGTGGTCTGGCGCACTCAGACCATCTTCGTGCCCCGCGATCCGCTGGCCCAGACCTTCAGCTTCACCCAAAACCAGGTGATCTCAAGCATCGGGCTGCAGTTCACCGCCAGGGACCCGAGCATCCCGGTCACCGTGCAGATTCGCGGTGTCACCACCGGTCTGCCCAACGGCGTGGTGTTCGCCGAGAAGGTGCTGGCCCCGAACGAGATCAGCCTGAGCGGCGAAACCCGCATTCGCTTCGACGACCCGTTCTACGCCGAGGCCAACACCAGCTATTCCGTGGTGCTGCTGACCAACAGCACCAATTACAAGGTGCGCACCGCCACCCTGGGCAAGATGGGCCGCTGGGGCATCATCACCCGGCAGACCTACATGGAAGGCGTGCTGCTGGAGAGCTCCAACGCCGAGACCTGGACGCCGCTCAACGGCTCCGACCTGGCGATGAAGATCTACGGCTACAACTTCCAATCCGAGGGGATGATCCGCTTCCAGCCGATCACCGGCGTGCAGTTCTCTGACATCAACCTCGACGAATACTCGGCCATCCCCCAGGGCACCGGTCTCGACTGGGAATACTCCACCGACGGCGGCGTGACCTGGGACGCCATGGTTCCCGCCGAGGAGGAACGGCTGCCCAACCTCGCTACCCGGGTCCAGATCCGCGTACGTCTGAGCAGCTCGCTTGCCAATGACACCCCGGCCATCAACTTCAGCGACGTCAACCTGGTGGGCTACCTCAACAAGACCACCGGGGCCTACCTGACCCGTGAGAATGAGCTGACCCAGGGGGTGGAATCGACCAAGGCCTATGTGCAGATGCAAATCCCCAGCGGCACCACCCTGCAATGGTTCGCCAGCAACGACGGCGGCCTGACCTGGGAGGCGATGACCATCCAGGACACCCGGCCCATCGACGAGAACTGGACCGAGTACACCCTGGTGCGAACCTTCACCGACAACACCGGCAACAAGGTCCGCTACAAGGCTGAGATGACCGGCACGCCGCTGATCTACCCGCGCATCCATTCGCTGGGCGCGACCCTGAGCTAA
- a CDS encoding DedA family protein produces the protein MFHQAIVWLADTVGQWGYPGIVMLMALESSFFPFPSEVVIPPAAYLAAGGEMNIGMVILCGTLGSLLGAVFNYWIALKFGRPFFMKYGRYLLVSPKSLENADRFFERHGHISTFVGRLLPGIRQYISLPAGLARMNMFIFCVATALGAGIWVLVLAGMGYFFGRNEQMVLENLHWVTLFLVIACGVTVFLYLRKSQSHSRREQKLSE, from the coding sequence ATGTTTCACCAGGCTATCGTTTGGCTGGCCGATACCGTTGGCCAATGGGGATATCCGGGAATCGTGATGCTCATGGCCTTGGAGTCTTCGTTTTTTCCGTTTCCCAGCGAGGTAGTCATCCCACCGGCCGCCTACCTTGCGGCGGGTGGAGAAATGAACATTGGAATGGTCATCCTCTGCGGCACCTTGGGTAGCCTGTTAGGGGCCGTCTTCAACTATTGGATCGCCCTGAAGTTCGGAAGACCGTTTTTTATGAAATATGGTCGGTATCTGCTGGTCAGCCCCAAGTCCCTGGAAAATGCAGACCGCTTTTTTGAACGTCATGGGCATATCAGCACCTTTGTCGGCCGGTTGCTTCCGGGCATCCGCCAGTATATTTCACTTCCGGCGGGGCTGGCCCGCATGAATATGTTCATTTTTTGCGTGGCCACGGCGTTGGGCGCGGGAATATGGGTGTTGGTGCTGGCGGGCATGGGCTATTTTTTCGGACGCAATGAGCAGATGGTATTGGAAAACCTTCACTGGGTCACCCTGTTTCTGGTGATCGCATGTGGTGTCACTGTGTTTCTTTACTTGCGTAAAAGTCAGAGCCATTCAAGGCGGGAGCAGAAGCTTTCAGAGTAA
- a CDS encoding ABC transporter permease, with protein MNTIWIIARKESAQMLRSQRGMLWLLAFSGLLSAFSLLLVSTTELSLLDNAQVVYMMAGTVLAAGALLAVILGSDTYAGEKERATLVPLLCAPVAPDALLAGKAVGMLAAWGVMFAVATPYLWAVGASGQNLGAALFYLALFGTPVVLGFGYLAMALSARTGSVLASLLSTVTLLMLAASPLVIGPGLRGTAVGRILDAINPFAGALNTFDSVIIDSDPFSAQTSRLILVTVWLVLCLLAARRSAAHPNFQ; from the coding sequence ATGAATACGATCTGGATCATTGCTCGCAAGGAAAGCGCGCAGATGCTGCGCAGTCAACGGGGCATGCTTTGGCTGCTGGCCTTCAGCGGCTTGCTGTCAGCGTTCAGCCTGCTCCTGGTGAGTACCACCGAACTGAGTCTGCTCGACAACGCCCAGGTGGTCTACATGATGGCCGGGACGGTCCTGGCCGCCGGAGCGCTTCTTGCCGTTATTCTGGGAAGCGACACCTATGCCGGTGAAAAAGAGCGGGCCACCCTGGTGCCCCTGCTGTGCGCGCCCGTCGCTCCTGACGCCTTGCTGGCTGGCAAGGCCGTCGGTATGCTGGCCGCCTGGGGAGTCATGTTTGCGGTGGCGACACCTTACCTGTGGGCGGTGGGCGCGAGCGGCCAAAACCTTGGCGCGGCCCTGTTCTATCTGGCCCTTTTTGGCACCCCGGTAGTGCTCGGGTTCGGGTATCTTGCAATGGCGTTGTCTGCCCGTACGGGGAGCGTTTTGGCATCCCTGCTCAGTACGGTCACATTGCTGATGCTGGCCGCAAGTCCGCTGGTCATCGGACCCGGTCTGCGCGGCACTGCCGTCGGACGCATCTTGGACGCGATCAACCCGTTTGCCGGAGCGCTCAACACCTTCGATAGTGTCATTATCGATAGCGATCCGTTTTCGGCTCAGACGTCAAGACTGATCCTTGTGACGGTATGGCTGGTACTTTGCCTGCTTGCGGCCCGCCGCAGTGCCGCCCATCCCAATTTTCAATAA
- a CDS encoding amidoligase family protein, translating into MNLKEIHYGIEIETVKRTREQIAWAIHSVVGGTVRHVGIPSGYDPWEVEDLRGRVWKVVGDASLTSVPAHLRAEVVSPVLGYDDIPQLQEMVRAIRRAGGKINSQCGIHIHIDAAPFDGRHLGNLAKIVYKQEPLILHALGISRDRLNRYTRPVSDDLIQRIEQHRPRTKDQLNRIWYGYHNRQPQHYDNSRYHGVNLHNVWYRGTVEFRWFEATLHAGRIKAYLQFCLAVAAKALNGRAASSRKRDFDPQSAKYDFRVFLLHLGLIGDEFKTARKHLMANMPGDAAFKNGRPKPEDVLPIETETTTLTNEAGQVPGLTV; encoded by the coding sequence ATGAACCTGAAAGAGATCCACTACGGGATCGAGATCGAGACCGTAAAACGCACCCGGGAGCAGATCGCCTGGGCCATCCACTCGGTGGTGGGCGGCACGGTCCGCCATGTCGGCATCCCCAGCGGCTACGACCCCTGGGAGGTCGAGGACCTGCGCGGCCGCGTCTGGAAGGTGGTGGGGGACGCCTCCCTGACCAGCGTCCCGGCCCATCTGCGGGCCGAGGTGGTCAGCCCGGTGCTCGGCTACGACGACATCCCGCAACTGCAGGAGATGGTCCGGGCCATCCGCCGCGCCGGGGGCAAGATCAACAGCCAGTGCGGCATCCATATCCATATCGACGCCGCGCCCTTCGATGGCAGGCACCTGGGTAACCTGGCCAAGATCGTCTACAAGCAGGAGCCGCTGATCCTCCACGCCCTCGGCATCAGCCGCGACCGGCTCAACCGTTACACCCGGCCGGTCAGCGACGACCTGATCCAGCGCATCGAACAGCATCGCCCGCGCACCAAGGACCAGCTCAACCGCATCTGGTACGGCTACCACAACCGCCAGCCCCAGCACTACGACAACAGCCGCTACCACGGGGTCAACCTGCACAACGTCTGGTATCGGGGCACGGTGGAGTTCCGCTGGTTCGAGGCGACCCTCCACGCGGGACGGATCAAGGCCTACCTGCAGTTCTGCCTCGCCGTCGCCGCCAAGGCGCTCAATGGCCGGGCCGCCTCCAGCCGCAAGCGGGATTTCGATCCCCAAAGCGCCAAGTACGACTTCCGGGTCTTCCTGCTCCACCTCGGTCTGATCGGCGACGAGTTCAAGACCGCCCGCAAGCATCTGATGGCCAACATGCCCGGCGACGCCGCCTTCAAGAACGGACGGCCCAAACCGGAGGACGTCCTTCCGATTGAGACCGAAACCACCACTCTCACCAACGAGGCCGGGCAAGTTCCCGGCCTCACTGTTTAA
- a CDS encoding undecaprenyl-diphosphate phosphatase, with the protein MGKRLHAAVIVALTLLVCSFSALGSEGTPGENPAVAVEQKIMTTPQAVVLGVVEGLTEYLPVSSTGHLLLAEKIMGIGEDPRQSPAQREQTKEAVDAYTICIQAGAILAVLWLYSGRIKQILRGMMGKDSTGRRLLFNVVAGFLPAAVLGLLFNRVIKSYLFGPWPVVAAWLLGGLAILAVSWRNRARDQGARTGSLLDDMTWRMAF; encoded by the coding sequence ATGGGGAAAAGATTGCATGCAGCCGTCATCGTGGCTTTGACATTGCTGGTGTGTTCCTTTTCAGCTCTCGGCTCTGAAGGAACGCCTGGGGAAAATCCGGCGGTTGCTGTTGAACAGAAAATAATGACCACCCCCCAGGCCGTGGTTTTGGGCGTGGTCGAAGGACTCACGGAATATTTGCCGGTCAGCTCTACGGGCCATCTGCTGCTGGCGGAAAAGATCATGGGTATCGGCGAAGATCCTCGTCAATCTCCAGCGCAGCGGGAACAAACCAAGGAAGCCGTTGACGCTTACACCATCTGTATTCAGGCTGGAGCCATCCTGGCCGTGCTTTGGCTCTATTCCGGGCGGATCAAACAGATCTTGCGGGGGATGATGGGAAAGGATTCCACCGGCCGCCGACTGTTGTTCAACGTGGTGGCCGGGTTTCTGCCCGCTGCGGTTTTAGGCTTGCTGTTCAATAGGGTGATCAAATCATACCTCTTCGGACCGTGGCCTGTTGTCGCCGCATGGCTGCTCGGCGGTCTCGCCATATTGGCCGTGAGTTGGCGCAACCGAGCAAGGGATCAGGGAGCACGAACCGGCAGCTTGCTGGACGACATGACTTGGCGAATGGCATTTTGA